One region of Microbacterium rhizosphaerae genomic DNA includes:
- the lexA gene encoding transcriptional repressor LexA: MTDTPSTQRERAERPQTRRRKSLSDKQMAILEVIQRSIARYGYPPSMREIGDAVGLKSLSSVTHQLNQLELSGYLRRDAGKTRAMEVLIDIPGVASENPADTAPAVGDAALVPLVGRIAAGVPITAEQQVEEIFPLPRQLVGKGDLFMLKVAGESMIDAAICDGDWVVIRSQATAENGDIVAAMLEGEATVKTFRQRDGHTWLLPRNSAFEPILGDDATVLGKVVAVLRAV, encoded by the coding sequence ATGACCGACACTCCGAGCACTCAGCGCGAACGCGCCGAGCGGCCGCAGACGCGTCGTCGCAAGAGCCTCAGTGACAAGCAGATGGCGATCCTCGAGGTCATCCAGCGCTCGATCGCGCGCTACGGCTACCCGCCGAGCATGCGCGAGATCGGGGATGCGGTGGGCCTGAAGTCGCTGTCGAGCGTGACCCACCAGCTCAACCAGCTCGAGCTCAGCGGCTATCTCCGCCGCGATGCGGGCAAGACCCGCGCCATGGAGGTGCTGATCGACATCCCGGGCGTCGCGAGCGAGAACCCGGCCGATACGGCGCCCGCGGTCGGCGATGCCGCGCTCGTCCCGCTCGTCGGCCGCATCGCGGCTGGCGTGCCGATCACCGCCGAGCAGCAGGTCGAGGAGATCTTCCCCCTCCCCCGCCAGCTCGTCGGCAAGGGCGACCTGTTCATGCTGAAGGTGGCGGGCGAGTCGATGATCGACGCCGCGATCTGCGACGGCGACTGGGTCGTCATCCGCTCGCAGGCGACGGCCGAGAACGGCGACATCGTCGCAGCGATGCTCGAGGGCGAGGCGACCGTCAAGACGTTCCGCCAGCGCGACGGCCACACGTGGCTGCTGCCGCGCAACTCCGCGTTCGAGCCGATCCTCGGCGACGACGCGACGGTGCTGGGCAAGGTCGTGGCGGTGCTGCGGGCCGTCTGA
- the metE gene encoding 5-methyltetrahydropteroyltriglutamate--homocysteine S-methyltransferase has translation MTDFPAGTILGYPRIGRRRELKRAIEQHWAGAIDEAALEAVGADLRRATRTRLAELGLGRGDSAIPESFSFYDQVLDAAAAVGALPERFDDLRGADGAIGLVAYFAAARGDGRHAPLEMTKWFDTNYHYLVPEIGPETVFAASSDRFARQVAEARAEGFTTRPVVVGPVTLLALAKASDAAPDGFAPLDRLGDLLPVYARLLADLRAAGADWVQLDEPALVSESLAATPEALAAAAARAYDVLGATADRPRILVAAPYAQLTDAAWPVLAEAPVEALAVDLVRGAAPAAHPGLAGKTLVGGVVDGRNVWRGDLAGAFEALEQLRRHGAAAVSAGTSTSLQHVPHDVADETALDARLASWLAFADQKVGQVVTLAGGLAEGREAIADELDAASLALADRREAPGVRDGSVRERAAALTRDDFRRAEYEVRVAAQDAALDLPVLPTTTIGSFPQTGDIRRARGRLVRGESTVEEYEGFLRREIARVVALQEDLGLDVLVHGEPERNDMVQYFAENLDGFAVTQHGWVQSYGSRATRPSILWGDVSRPAPITVEWATYAQSLTAQRMKGMLTGPVTILAWSFVRDDQPLADTARQVALALRDEIADLERAGIAIVQVDEPALRELLPLKADAQADYLDWSVGAFRLATAGAADATQVHTHLCYSEFAVVIDAIAALDADVTSIEAARSRGEVIADIAESGFSHGVGPGVWDIHSPRVPSVEEISGLLERAVEGIPARQVWVNPDCGLKTRGYDETVAALRNLVEATDGVRQRLRVTA, from the coding sequence ATGACCGACTTCCCCGCCGGGACGATCCTCGGCTACCCGCGCATCGGCCGCCGCCGCGAGCTCAAGCGCGCCATCGAGCAGCACTGGGCCGGAGCCATCGACGAAGCCGCGCTCGAAGCTGTCGGCGCCGACCTGCGCCGCGCGACGCGCACCCGCCTCGCCGAGCTCGGACTCGGCCGCGGGGACTCCGCCATCCCCGAATCGTTCTCCTTCTACGACCAGGTGCTGGATGCGGCGGCCGCTGTGGGTGCGCTGCCCGAGCGGTTCGATGACCTGCGCGGAGCCGATGGCGCGATCGGTCTCGTCGCGTACTTCGCGGCGGCGCGCGGCGACGGACGGCACGCCCCGCTCGAGATGACCAAGTGGTTCGACACGAACTACCACTACCTGGTTCCCGAGATCGGTCCCGAGACGGTCTTCGCGGCATCGAGCGACCGGTTCGCGCGGCAGGTCGCGGAGGCGCGCGCCGAGGGCTTCACGACCCGTCCGGTCGTGGTCGGTCCCGTGACGCTTCTCGCGCTGGCGAAGGCGTCCGACGCCGCTCCGGACGGCTTCGCCCCCCTCGATCGGCTCGGTGACCTTCTGCCGGTGTATGCGCGGCTGCTCGCCGACCTCCGTGCGGCGGGCGCCGACTGGGTGCAGCTCGACGAGCCGGCGCTGGTGAGCGAGAGCCTCGCTGCGACTCCAGAGGCGCTGGCTGCGGCAGCCGCCCGGGCGTACGACGTGCTCGGCGCGACAGCGGACCGCCCCCGCATCCTCGTCGCAGCGCCCTACGCGCAGCTGACGGATGCCGCGTGGCCGGTGCTCGCGGAGGCACCCGTCGAGGCGCTCGCCGTCGATCTCGTGCGGGGCGCAGCGCCGGCCGCGCACCCGGGCCTTGCCGGCAAGACCCTCGTCGGCGGAGTCGTCGACGGCCGGAACGTCTGGCGCGGCGATCTCGCCGGCGCCTTCGAAGCACTCGAGCAGCTGCGCCGGCACGGCGCCGCCGCCGTGTCGGCGGGGACGTCGACCTCGCTGCAGCACGTGCCGCACGACGTCGCCGACGAGACCGCACTCGACGCGCGCCTCGCATCGTGGCTCGCGTTCGCCGACCAGAAGGTGGGGCAGGTCGTCACGCTCGCCGGCGGACTGGCCGAGGGCCGGGAGGCGATCGCCGACGAGCTGGACGCCGCATCCCTCGCCCTCGCCGATCGTCGCGAGGCACCCGGCGTGCGCGACGGCTCCGTGCGCGAGCGTGCAGCGGCTCTCACGCGCGACGACTTCCGGCGTGCCGAGTACGAGGTGCGCGTGGCGGCCCAGGATGCGGCGCTCGACCTGCCCGTCCTTCCGACCACGACCATCGGATCGTTTCCCCAGACCGGTGACATCCGGCGCGCCCGCGGTCGTCTCGTGCGCGGCGAGTCCACGGTCGAGGAGTACGAGGGCTTCCTGCGCCGGGAGATCGCGCGCGTCGTCGCCCTGCAGGAGGACCTCGGCCTCGACGTGCTCGTGCACGGCGAACCCGAGCGCAACGACATGGTGCAGTATTTCGCCGAGAACCTCGACGGCTTCGCGGTGACGCAGCACGGCTGGGTGCAGTCCTACGGCTCGCGGGCGACGCGCCCGTCGATCCTGTGGGGAGACGTGTCGCGCCCGGCGCCCATCACGGTGGAGTGGGCGACCTACGCCCAGTCGCTCACCGCCCAGCGGATGAAGGGGATGCTGACCGGTCCCGTGACGATCCTCGCGTGGTCTTTCGTGCGCGACGACCAGCCGCTCGCGGACACCGCACGCCAGGTGGCCCTGGCTCTGCGCGACGAGATCGCCGATCTGGAGCGCGCGGGGATCGCCATCGTCCAGGTGGACGAGCCGGCGCTGCGCGAGCTGCTGCCGCTGAAGGCCGACGCACAGGCCGACTACCTCGACTGGTCGGTGGGTGCGTTCCGGCTGGCGACGGCCGGCGCCGCCGACGCCACACAGGTGCACACCCACCTGTGCTACTCGGAGTTCGCCGTGGTCATCGACGCGATCGCGGCCCTCGACGCCGACGTGACGTCGATCGAGGCCGCGCGCAGCCGCGGCGAGGTGATCGCCGACATCGCCGAGTCCGGGTTCTCGCACGGCGTGGGTCCCGGGGTGTGGGACATCCACTCGCCGCGGGTGCCGAGCGTCGAGGAGATCTCGGGCCTGCTCGAGCGTGCCGTGGAGGGCATTCCGGCGCGCCAGGTCTGGGTCAACCCCGACTGCGGGCTGAAGACGCGCGGCTACGACGAGACCGTGGCGGCGCTGCGGAACCTCGTCGAGGCGACGGATGGCGTCCGGCAGCGTCTGCGCGTCACGGCGTGA
- a CDS encoding LysM peptidoglycan-binding domain-containing protein, whose product MTATGVRGAVPRAEGSVHRTRLRLTLRGRRVVAGLAALPAVAGIVVALVAGGGAAFAAKDASAPVHFRTVTVEPGQSLWSVAEEVAPQADPRDVVDSIIRLNALDSVTVDPGQELAIPAQYSSGR is encoded by the coding sequence ATGACTGCAACCGGCGTCCGGGGCGCGGTGCCGCGCGCGGAAGGGTCCGTGCACCGGACGCGTCTGCGGCTCACGCTCCGGGGTCGTCGCGTCGTCGCCGGACTGGCGGCCCTTCCGGCGGTGGCCGGCATCGTCGTCGCACTGGTCGCCGGCGGGGGAGCGGCGTTCGCCGCGAAGGATGCGAGCGCCCCGGTCCACTTCCGCACGGTCACCGTCGAGCCGGGCCAGTCGCTGTGGTCCGTCGCCGAAGAGGTGGCGCCGCAGGCGGACCCGCGCGACGTCGTCGACAGCATCATCCGCCTCAACGCACTCGACAGCGTGACGGTCGACCCGGGGCAGGAGCTGGCGATTCCGGCGCAGTACTCTTCCGGGCGCTGA